Proteins found in one Miscanthus floridulus cultivar M001 chromosome 4, ASM1932011v1, whole genome shotgun sequence genomic segment:
- the LOC136548158 gene encoding CBL-interacting protein kinase 3-like produces MYRAKRAASLKAKRRVGKYELGRTIGEGTFAKVRIAKNMENWDHVAIKILDKAKVHKNKLAEQIRREICTMKLVQHPNVVRLYEVMGSKTRIYIVLEFVMGGELHDIIATSGRLKEEEARRYFQQLINAVDYCHSRGVYHRDLKLENLLLDVAGNLKISDFGLSALSDQVKNDGLLHTCGTPNYVAPEVIDDKGLPRWRTRPGTGACVVGARGRAPGASRGSLRRRRVGTGAGCGRDESRQRAAGWSGRRGRAGARGAARRHGVAGGVACGPVTGAARG; encoded by the exons ATGTACAGGGCTAAGAGGGCTGCTTCGCTCAAAGCAAAGCGCCGCGTTGGCAAGTATGAGCTCGGACGCACCATTGGGGAAGGAACATTTGCAAAGGTCCGGATCGCCAAGAACATGGAGAACTGGGATCATGTTGCTATCAAAATTCTTGACAAGGCAAAGGTTCACAAGAACAAACTAGCTGAACAG ATTAGGAGGGAAATCTGTACAATGAAGTTAGTACAGCATCCCAATGTTGTTCGCCTGTATGAG GTGATGGGAAGTAAAACAAGGATTTACATTGTGCTGGAGTTTGTTATGGGTGGAGAGCTCCATGATATCATT GCCACAAGTGGAAGATTGAAGGAGGAGGAAGCACGTAGATACTTTCAGCAGTTGATCAATGCTGTAGACTATTGCCACAGTAGGGGTGTATACCACAGAGACTTGAAG CTAGAGAATCTGTTACTTGATGTTGCTGGAAACCTCAAGATTTCAGATTTCGGGTTAAGTGCTTTATCAGACCAAGTGAAG AATGATGGATTGCTGCATACATGTGGAACACCTAACTATGTTGCTCCAGAG GTTATTGATGACAAGGGATTACCTAGGTGGCGCACGAGGCCGGGCAccggagcctgcgtcgtcggcgcgcgggggagggcgccgggggccagccgcgggagcctgcgtcgtcggcgcgtGGGGACGGGCGCCGGGTGCGGGCGAGATGAGTCCAGGCAGCGGGCCGCCGGCTGGAGCGGCcggcgtgggcgggcgggcgcgCGTGGGGCGGCGCGCAGGCACGGCGTTGCGGGCGGGGTGGCGTGCGGGCCGGTGACGGGGGCGGCGCGAGGATGA